The Altererythrobacter sp. ZODW24 genome window below encodes:
- a CDS encoding putative peptidoglycan glycosyltransferase FtsW — protein MSGAQPYVPRSGRKVETEERFRPSYKAQLRVWWREIDRVLLALIAGLIAIGIAAVAAASPASADRLSTSDVTLPPLYFYWAHLRWLVVGLTVMIGASFLSRDNARRLAIILGAGMIAALVLVPLIGVEINGARRWLRIGMQFQPSEFLKPAFAISLAWILSWRLRDPNLPVLGIVTGVMALVAALLMLQPNLGATILFAGVWFVLILLSGIPVQRIGMLAAGGIALLTATYLLYDNARHRIDSFFAGGTAYDQVDLAEKTLLSGGWFGTGFWLGLKKMKLPEAHTDYIFSVIGEEFGLIICALVVLLYLAIIARVLVRLVNEDDLFATLATAGLVTQITGQAFINILVNLQLFPSKGMTLPLVSYGGSSTIAVCLAAGLLLAITRRNPFLTRESDGLGALVAKRRLRA, from the coding sequence ATGAGCGGCGCGCAACCCTATGTTCCGCGCAGCGGGCGCAAAGTTGAGACCGAGGAACGGTTCAGGCCTAGTTACAAAGCGCAGTTGCGAGTTTGGTGGCGAGAGATCGACCGTGTGCTGCTCGCGTTGATTGCCGGACTGATTGCCATAGGTATCGCTGCCGTCGCGGCGGCGTCCCCGGCGAGTGCCGACCGGCTTTCAACCAGCGACGTCACGTTGCCGCCGCTGTATTTCTATTGGGCGCATCTGCGCTGGCTGGTGGTCGGCTTGACTGTGATGATCGGGGCCTCATTCTTAAGCCGCGATAATGCGCGCCGTCTTGCGATCATACTGGGCGCAGGCATGATCGCTGCGCTTGTTCTGGTGCCGCTTATCGGCGTGGAAATAAACGGTGCGCGCCGTTGGCTGCGGATTGGTATGCAATTCCAGCCATCCGAATTTCTCAAACCAGCCTTCGCCATTAGCCTTGCGTGGATTTTGAGCTGGCGTCTCCGCGATCCGAACCTTCCCGTCCTAGGTATAGTAACCGGCGTTATGGCGCTCGTTGCAGCCTTGTTGATGCTGCAGCCGAATCTCGGCGCGACGATCTTGTTCGCAGGTGTATGGTTCGTGCTGATCCTGCTTTCGGGCATTCCGGTACAGCGGATCGGTATGCTCGCTGCTGGCGGCATTGCGCTGCTGACAGCGACCTATTTGCTGTACGACAATGCCCGCCACCGCATCGACAGCTTCTTTGCAGGGGGAACGGCTTACGATCAGGTCGATCTCGCGGAAAAGACGCTGTTGTCAGGCGGCTGGTTCGGAACCGGTTTCTGGTTGGGCCTCAAGAAGATGAAGCTGCCCGAAGCGCACACTGACTATATCTTCTCCGTCATTGGTGAAGAGTTCGGATTGATAATCTGCGCGCTGGTAGTTTTGCTATATCTCGCGATCATCGCCCGCGTCTTGGTGCGGTTGGTCAACGAGGACGATCTGTTCGCAACACTGGCCACGGCTGGTCTTGTTACCCAGATCACGGGTCAGGCCTTCATCAACATCTTGGTGAACCTACAGCTCTTTCCTTCTAAGGGTATGACCCTACCACTTGTCAGCTATGGTGGGTCGTCGACCATCGCTGTCTGCCTTGCAGCTGGGCTGTTGCTCGCTATCACACGGCGTAACCCGTTCCTGACCCGCGAAAGCGATGGGCTGGGCGCTTTGGTTGCCAAAAGGAGATTGCGCGCATGA
- the murC gene encoding UDP-N-acetylmuramate--L-alanine ligase: MKGVGTDIGTIHFVGIGGIGMSGIAEVMHNLGYSVQGSDLAEGPSVERLRSRGIEVKIGHNAENLGGAAVCVISTAVRRTNPEVAAALESRVPVVRRAEMLAELMRLKRTVAVAGTHGKTTTTSMIAAVLDAGGVDPTVINGGIINRYGSNARIGDGEWMVVEADESDGSFLRLDGEIAVVTNIDPEHLDHYGDFETVKGAFVEFIENVPFYGAAILCIDHPEVQGLISKIRDRKVVTYGFSAQADVRGENIRPNAGGNLFDIVVRDRDGSLTKIKDVSLPMPGRHNVQNAIAAIAVALEMGCDTKTICNGFEHFDGVKRRFTRVGEVAGASIIDDYAHHPVEIQAVLSAAREAATNRVIAVMQPHRFTRLRDLMDDFQAAFNDADIVHVMPVYVAGEDPIEGVDAAALVEGLRARGHRSAVAVADADELAVILAGEVQEGDMVVCLGAGDITKIAAGLADAVSAEIGKA, translated from the coding sequence ATGAAGGGCGTCGGCACAGATATTGGCACGATCCACTTCGTCGGGATCGGCGGAATCGGCATGTCCGGCATTGCCGAAGTGATGCACAACCTCGGCTATAGCGTGCAGGGCAGTGATCTGGCCGAGGGGCCATCTGTCGAGCGTCTTCGGTCGCGCGGGATCGAAGTGAAGATCGGCCACAATGCCGAAAATCTTGGCGGTGCGGCCGTCTGCGTGATCTCCACCGCCGTGCGCCGGACCAATCCTGAAGTTGCCGCGGCACTTGAAAGCCGCGTGCCTGTAGTTCGCCGCGCAGAAATGCTGGCGGAACTGATGCGTCTTAAACGCACCGTTGCGGTCGCGGGAACGCATGGCAAAACGACGACCACGAGCATGATTGCTGCCGTTTTGGACGCTGGCGGCGTTGATCCCACAGTCATCAACGGGGGGATCATCAACCGCTACGGATCAAACGCCCGTATTGGCGACGGCGAATGGATGGTTGTTGAGGCAGATGAAAGCGATGGCAGTTTCCTGCGGCTTGATGGCGAGATTGCGGTGGTCACCAATATCGATCCCGAGCACCTCGACCATTATGGGGATTTCGAAACGGTAAAAGGCGCCTTCGTCGAATTTATCGAGAATGTACCGTTTTACGGCGCCGCGATCCTGTGCATCGATCATCCCGAAGTGCAGGGCCTGATTTCAAAGATCCGTGACCGCAAAGTCGTTACATACGGCTTCTCGGCTCAAGCCGACGTTCGTGGTGAAAACATCCGCCCGAACGCTGGCGGAAATCTGTTCGACATAGTGGTCCGCGACCGCGACGGCAGCCTGACCAAGATTAAGGATGTTTCGCTCCCTATGCCTGGGCGTCACAATGTTCAAAACGCGATTGCCGCGATTGCAGTCGCGCTCGAAATGGGTTGCGACACTAAGACGATTTGCAACGGCTTTGAACATTTCGACGGTGTGAAGCGCCGCTTTACCCGCGTCGGTGAAGTCGCTGGCGCATCCATCATTGATGATTACGCGCACCATCCGGTCGAGATACAGGCGGTCCTGTCCGCTGCACGCGAAGCTGCGACAAACCGCGTCATCGCGGTCATGCAGCCGCACCGGTTTACGCGTTTGCGCGATTTGATGGATGATTTCCAGGCTGCGTTCAACGACGCTGATATCGTCCATGTTATGCCCGTCTATGTAGCCGGCGAAGATCCCATTGAAGGCGTCGATGCGGCGGCACTGGTCGAAGGCTTGAGGGCGCGCGGACATCGCTCTGCAGTGGCAGTTGCTGATGCGGACGAACTTGCAGTGATACTCGCTGGCGAAGTGCAAGAAGGCGACATGGTCGTCTGCCTCGGTGCCGGCGACATCACCAAGATCGCTGCCGGTCTGGCGGATGCGGTAAGTGCGGAGATCGGGAAGGCATGA
- the mraY gene encoding phospho-N-acetylmuramoyl-pentapeptide-transferase produces the protein MLYLIAQWLEFEGLANLVRYQTFRTGATLMTALFIGLVIGPRFIDMLRVRQGKGQPIREDGPQSHLAKRGTPTMGGLMILISLTLASLLWMDLTNPFYWACLAVTMGFGFIGFLDDYDKVSKGSHKGVSGKVRLIMEFAVAGVAAYLIVSQINTNVYVPFTTGLSIPLGPFYYVFAATVIVGFGNAVNLTDGLDGLATMPVIIAAGTFALIAYLVGRVDYSEYLGIPHVPGAGELAIFCAAIMGGGLAFLWFNAPPAAVFMGDTGSLALGGALGAVAVATHHEIVLLIVGGLFVVETASVIIQVFWFKRTGKRVFRMAPIHHHFEQKGWAESTVVIRFWIVSIVLALAGLATLKLR, from the coding sequence ATGTTATATCTGATTGCGCAATGGCTTGAATTCGAGGGGCTGGCTAACCTAGTCCGCTATCAGACGTTCCGCACCGGCGCGACGCTGATGACGGCGCTTTTCATCGGCTTGGTTATCGGGCCGCGCTTCATCGACATGCTGCGCGTGCGTCAGGGCAAGGGGCAGCCGATCCGCGAGGACGGGCCGCAAAGCCATCTGGCAAAGCGCGGAACCCCGACAATGGGCGGGCTGATGATCCTGATCTCGCTGACACTGGCATCGCTGCTTTGGATGGATCTGACGAACCCGTTTTACTGGGCCTGTCTGGCGGTAACCATGGGCTTTGGCTTCATCGGTTTCCTCGATGATTACGACAAAGTATCTAAGGGCAGTCACAAGGGTGTGTCAGGCAAGGTTCGCCTGATCATGGAGTTCGCTGTTGCCGGTGTCGCAGCCTATTTGATCGTCAGTCAAATCAACACCAATGTCTATGTTCCCTTTACCACCGGGCTCTCGATCCCGCTTGGTCCTTTCTATTATGTCTTCGCCGCAACCGTTATCGTTGGCTTTGGAAACGCCGTGAACCTGACGGACGGGTTGGACGGTCTAGCAACCATGCCAGTGATCATCGCAGCCGGCACATTTGCCCTGATTGCCTATCTGGTTGGCCGGGTCGATTATTCCGAATATCTCGGTATCCCGCATGTCCCGGGCGCAGGCGAGCTTGCCATTTTCTGCGCGGCAATCATGGGCGGCGGATTAGCCTTCTTATGGTTTAACGCACCACCAGCGGCAGTCTTCATGGGTGATACTGGCAGCCTGGCACTCGGCGGAGCGCTGGGTGCGGTTGCAGTTGCCACGCATCACGAGATTGTCTTGTTGATCGTCGGCGGGCTGTTCGTTGTGGAAACGGCCAGCGTGATTATTCAGGTGTTCTGGTTCAAGCGAACAGGCAAGCGGGTCTTCCGCATGGCGCCGATCCATCACCACTTCGAACAGAAGGGTTGGGCCGAATCTACGGTCGTCATCCGCTTCTGGATTGTCTCCATCGTGTTGGCACTGGCCGGGCTGGCCACGCTGAAGCTGCGGTGA
- the murF gene encoding UDP-N-acetylmuramoyl-tripeptide--D-alanyl-D-alanine ligase → MASHPALLQWPRQRRDQLARALWDSAALAKATGGRASGEFQASGVEIDSRDVRPGDLFFALKGEAMDGHKFLGKAFAAGAAAAVVDRPIPQPHILVDDTFVALQALAVAARDRCEAVRIGVTGSVGKTGVKEALFAALDRGSNGAAHRSVKSYNNHVGVPLSLSRMAARSKFGVFEMGMNHAGEIADLTAQVCPNVAVIVTIAPAHIENLGSEEAIADAKAEIFGGLEEGGKAVIPADSPHFERLRDAATAVGANVVAFGRSEDADVRLLDAIPSANGGSLVTADLGTHRLCYSVAEPGEHWIANSLAVIAAVRAAGGDLGAAGLSLAEMGGLKGRGARHKISAVSGTALMIDESYNANPASMRATLQQLGQTPATRRVAVLGSMKELGDFADGFHAQLMEPLTAANVDYAVLVGDEMRALGKELTQELGKGADSALGNVPAFAHCNSPGEAISALEEYGITAGDAILVKGSNSVGLGRLVEHFVARQTNGRDA, encoded by the coding sequence ATGGCATCACATCCTGCATTGCTGCAATGGCCCCGCCAGCGCCGCGACCAACTCGCTCGCGCGCTTTGGGATTCGGCTGCCTTGGCCAAGGCCACTGGAGGTCGCGCCAGCGGTGAATTCCAGGCGTCAGGCGTCGAAATTGATAGCCGTGATGTGCGCCCTGGAGACCTCTTTTTCGCGCTCAAGGGCGAAGCGATGGACGGTCACAAGTTCTTGGGCAAAGCCTTCGCAGCGGGTGCAGCGGCGGCGGTTGTAGATCGTCCAATACCGCAGCCTCACATCTTGGTTGACGATACATTCGTCGCACTTCAGGCGTTGGCAGTGGCAGCTCGTGATCGCTGCGAAGCGGTCCGCATCGGTGTAACCGGCTCGGTCGGTAAAACCGGCGTGAAGGAAGCTCTGTTTGCTGCACTCGATCGTGGAAGCAACGGTGCGGCGCATCGCTCCGTCAAAAGCTACAACAATCATGTCGGCGTACCCCTTAGTCTGTCGCGCATGGCCGCGCGCAGCAAATTTGGCGTTTTCGAGATGGGTATGAACCATGCTGGCGAAATTGCTGATTTGACTGCTCAGGTTTGTCCGAATGTCGCAGTGATCGTGACGATTGCACCGGCCCATATTGAGAACCTCGGCAGCGAAGAGGCTATAGCAGACGCCAAGGCCGAAATCTTTGGCGGCTTGGAAGAAGGCGGTAAGGCAGTGATCCCCGCCGACAGCCCGCATTTTGAGCGTCTGCGTGACGCAGCAACGGCGGTAGGTGCCAATGTGGTCGCTTTCGGTCGCTCTGAAGACGCCGATGTTCGCCTGCTCGACGCAATCCCTTCAGCCAATGGCGGCTCGCTGGTCACTGCTGATTTAGGCACACACCGCCTTTGCTATTCAGTCGCTGAACCCGGCGAACATTGGATCGCCAATTCACTCGCGGTGATCGCTGCCGTGAGAGCAGCTGGCGGCGATTTGGGGGCAGCAGGACTGTCGCTCGCAGAAATGGGCGGGCTGAAAGGACGCGGTGCAAGACACAAGATTTCGGCGGTTTCTGGAACCGCGCTGATGATCGACGAAAGCTACAACGCCAACCCCGCCTCGATGCGCGCTACGCTGCAACAACTGGGGCAGACACCGGCCACACGCCGTGTTGCGGTGCTCGGTTCGATGAAAGAATTGGGCGACTTCGCCGATGGCTTCCACGCACAGCTCATGGAGCCGCTTACTGCCGCAAACGTCGACTATGCGGTGCTGGTTGGCGATGAGATGCGCGCCCTTGGCAAAGAACTGACGCAGGAGCTGGGGAAAGGCGCTGATAGCGCGCTTGGCAACGTCCCGGCCTTCGCGCATTGCAACTCCCCTGGCGAGGCAATTTCGGCACTAGAGGAGTATGGTATCACCGCCGGTGACGCGATCCTCGTAAAGGGTTCGAATTCTGTTGGGCTCGGCAGGCTGGTTGAACATTTCGTTGCCAGGCAAACAAACGGCCGGGACGCCTAA
- the murD gene encoding UDP-N-acetylmuramoyl-L-alanine--D-glutamate ligase produces the protein MIVSPIFAGKRYAVLGLARSGLTAVATLLASGAEVTAWDREPQAREALDRRVTIADPLTTDLTGYDGIVVSPGVPLNTHPITGVAAKYGVPIIGDIELFAQARAALPPHRVVGITGTNGKSTTTALVHHLLEQAGIPTKMAGNIGAPILGEEPLPAGGVYVLELSSYQIDLTRSLACEVALLLNITPDHLDRYDGFEGYAFSKGRLFAMQGSDQVALFGCEDAATNAIKAAAAQRRPDGRVECIDTVAIADLQPNWPSLQGPHNLQNAAAAVGIAEALGITRPVWEAALATFRGLPHRMERVAEKNGVLFVNDSKATNPASVAPALAAFAGEGRPRIHWILGGVPKSDDLSECEEHFGAIAAAYTIGEAGPKFAAQLSQIMHVEPCEMMGEAVRCAIEAAKPGDVVLLSPACASFDQFRDYEKRGDHFREMVAAMTGGSPAPTTHCIQGSSAA, from the coding sequence GTGATTGTCTCGCCCATCTTTGCGGGCAAACGCTATGCCGTGCTGGGCCTCGCCCGATCGGGACTGACCGCTGTTGCGACGTTGCTCGCCAGCGGAGCCGAAGTGACGGCGTGGGACCGCGAGCCGCAAGCGCGCGAAGCGTTAGATCGGCGTGTGACGATTGCCGATCCGCTAACCACCGATTTAACCGGTTATGACGGCATTGTGGTATCGCCCGGTGTGCCGCTCAACACGCATCCCATCACCGGTGTCGCAGCCAAATACGGCGTGCCGATCATTGGCGATATCGAATTGTTCGCTCAGGCTCGCGCGGCGCTGCCACCGCACCGGGTCGTCGGCATAACCGGCACCAACGGCAAGTCGACAACGACTGCACTGGTCCATCATCTGCTGGAACAAGCGGGCATTCCGACAAAGATGGCCGGAAATATCGGTGCGCCTATTCTCGGCGAAGAGCCACTGCCTGCAGGCGGTGTGTATGTGCTGGAATTGTCGAGCTATCAAATCGATCTGACGCGCTCTCTGGCGTGCGAAGTTGCGCTTCTGCTCAATATCACGCCCGACCACCTCGACCGCTATGATGGTTTTGAGGGCTATGCCTTTTCCAAGGGCCGACTGTTTGCGATGCAGGGCAGCGACCAAGTTGCCTTGTTCGGCTGTGAAGACGCGGCAACCAACGCAATCAAGGCCGCTGCCGCTCAGCGCCGGCCTGATGGCCGTGTTGAATGTATAGACACGGTAGCGATTGCTGATCTGCAACCGAATTGGCCATCGCTTCAAGGGCCACACAATCTCCAGAACGCAGCAGCTGCGGTTGGAATTGCCGAAGCGCTGGGCATCACCCGCCCGGTATGGGAAGCTGCGCTCGCCACATTCCGCGGATTGCCGCACCGGATGGAGAGGGTCGCTGAAAAGAATGGCGTGCTCTTCGTGAATGATAGCAAGGCCACCAACCCGGCATCGGTTGCGCCAGCGCTTGCGGCGTTTGCGGGAGAGGGGCGCCCACGCATCCATTGGATTTTAGGCGGCGTACCGAAGAGCGACGATCTTAGCGAATGTGAAGAGCATTTCGGAGCCATCGCGGCGGCTTATACAATTGGCGAAGCAGGGCCGAAGTTTGCGGCGCAGCTGTCACAAATTATGCACGTCGAACCTTGCGAAATGATGGGCGAGGCTGTGCGCTGCGCTATCGAAGCAGCCAAGCCCGGCGATGTTGTCTTGCTTTCGCCTGCCTGCGCCAGCTTCGACCAGTTCCGCGATTATGAAAAGCGCGGAGATCACTTCCGCGAGATGGTTGCGGCGATGACCGGCGGTTCGCCCGCGCCGACCACCCACTGCATTCAGGGATCTTCGGCAGCATGA
- the murG gene encoding undecaprenyldiphospho-muramoylpentapeptide beta-N-acetylglucosaminyltransferase, whose amino-acid sequence MTAASKHFVLAAGGTGGHLLPAFALAAELHERGHHVALITDERGAAIPGKPDFLPAHVLPAGRFGKNPLKWFGGVKAVLAGRKMALRLFESFEPTAVVGFGGYPSLPTLLASTSADIPSVVHEQNAVLGRVNRLLAGRVQAIATAYPEISRLKDKHRSKVELVGNPVRPEVLTLRDEPFPPFSEDGLLRVLITGGSQGASVLSEVVPDGLSMLPPALRARLQVTQQCRAEDVKAVRERYAAHDIPAELGTYFEDMAARLAGAHLFIGRAGASTIAELTAVGRPAILVPLPIATDDHQAANTREMVKAGGARAIRQDKFQAKELAKQIQAMAQHPNTLATAAHAAWNCGRPKAAKDLANLVESFGGDELMDVIRVGEKNRGSAGQSAPVPTGASRDDKS is encoded by the coding sequence ATGACTGCAGCCTCAAAACATTTTGTCCTCGCCGCTGGCGGAACCGGCGGGCATTTGCTGCCCGCATTCGCTTTAGCTGCGGAACTGCACGAGCGCGGCCATCATGTGGCACTGATCACGGATGAACGCGGTGCAGCCATTCCCGGCAAGCCTGATTTCCTGCCAGCACATGTTCTGCCGGCAGGCCGCTTCGGCAAAAACCCGCTCAAATGGTTCGGCGGGGTCAAGGCTGTACTGGCGGGGCGCAAGATGGCGCTGCGTCTGTTTGAAAGTTTCGAACCCACTGCAGTTGTTGGCTTCGGCGGTTACCCGTCGTTACCTACTTTGCTCGCATCAACATCGGCTGACATCCCCAGCGTTGTGCACGAACAAAACGCCGTACTGGGCCGGGTGAACCGTCTGCTCGCTGGCCGCGTGCAGGCCATTGCCACTGCCTATCCTGAGATCAGCCGGTTGAAGGACAAGCATCGCAGCAAGGTCGAGTTGGTTGGCAATCCTGTCCGCCCCGAAGTGCTGACATTGCGCGATGAGCCATTCCCGCCGTTTAGCGAAGACGGCTTGCTGCGTGTGTTGATTACTGGCGGAAGCCAAGGCGCGAGTGTGTTGTCAGAAGTCGTTCCCGACGGCCTCTCGATGCTTCCGCCGGCCTTGCGCGCCCGTTTACAGGTAACACAGCAATGCCGTGCCGAGGATGTGAAGGCAGTGCGCGAGCGCTACGCGGCCCATGATATTCCAGCAGAGCTTGGTACGTATTTCGAAGACATGGCCGCGCGCCTTGCCGGGGCGCACCTGTTTATTGGCCGCGCTGGCGCTTCGACAATTGCCGAGCTTACGGCAGTTGGCCGCCCCGCTATTCTTGTGCCGCTACCGATTGCAACCGACGATCATCAGGCGGCCAACACTCGCGAAATGGTGAAGGCCGGCGGCGCTCGCGCAATCCGGCAAGACAAGTTTCAAGCCAAGGAACTCGCCAAACAAATCCAGGCGATGGCGCAGCATCCGAATACGCTCGCGACCGCAGCCCATGCGGCGTGGAATTGCGGGCGACCCAAGGCTGCAAAAGACCTAGCTAATCTGGTCGAGAGCTTTGGCGGTGATGAGTTGATGGATGTCATTCGCGTAGGTGAAAAAAACCGAGGCAGCGCAGGGCAGAGTGCGCCTGTTCCGACCGGCGCATCTCGGGATGATAAGTCATGA
- a CDS encoding UDP-N-acetylmuramoyl-L-alanyl-D-glutamate--2,6-diaminopimelate ligase, which produces MRLDRLADEAGLALDGDGAAQVTGFAIDNRKVAPGTVFGAFQGSAANGEDFIPAAIEAGAIAVVARPEAKVEGAAHIADALPRRAFAALAARFFTPVPETVVAVTGTNGKTSCVEMTRQLWRMSGERAASIGTLGVTTPDESVSTGLTTPDIVTFLSNMSGLAREGVTHVAYEASSHGLSQYRNEGLSVAAGAFTNFSRDHLDYHAGMEDYFSAKMRLFEEVVADGGAAVVWTGDEWTDRAATHAKQRGLRVFTVGERGEGIRLIERTPTQLGQTLKIEYDGQERTINLPLIGAYQAANALVSAGMVLTTGGSASAVFDAVARLSPVRGRLERAAITRSGAPVYVDYAHTPDAIEAAIAALRPHVLGRLIVVFGAGGDRDQGKRSEMGKVAADKADLVIVTDDNPRGEYPATIRAAIMQGATGAREVGGRREAIAAAIAEAERDDIVLIAGKGHEQGQIVGAGDAMRVLPFDDVTVARECAAPTSEES; this is translated from the coding sequence ATGCGGCTCGACCGGCTTGCAGACGAGGCCGGACTGGCGCTTGACGGGGACGGGGCCGCACAGGTCACCGGCTTTGCTATCGACAATCGTAAGGTTGCACCCGGCACTGTGTTCGGCGCGTTTCAAGGCTCTGCCGCGAATGGTGAGGACTTCATTCCCGCCGCCATCGAAGCTGGAGCCATCGCCGTCGTTGCCCGGCCCGAAGCCAAAGTTGAGGGCGCCGCCCATATTGCCGATGCGTTGCCGCGCCGCGCTTTCGCCGCCCTGGCCGCTCGTTTCTTTACCCCGGTGCCGGAGACTGTTGTTGCAGTCACCGGCACCAACGGAAAAACGTCCTGCGTCGAAATGACCCGTCAGCTTTGGCGCATGTCGGGCGAGCGGGCAGCTTCTATTGGGACGCTGGGCGTTACCACACCCGATGAAAGCGTTTCGACCGGCCTGACGACGCCCGATATCGTGACGTTCCTCTCCAACATGAGCGGCTTGGCGCGCGAGGGCGTGACACATGTCGCCTATGAGGCGTCGAGCCATGGCCTGTCGCAATATCGCAATGAAGGCCTCTCCGTCGCGGCGGGTGCTTTCACCAATTTCAGCCGCGACCACCTCGATTATCACGCCGGCATGGAGGACTATTTCTCCGCAAAAATGCGGCTGTTCGAGGAAGTTGTGGCAGACGGCGGCGCGGCCGTAGTTTGGACCGGCGACGAATGGACCGATCGTGCTGCGACGCATGCGAAGCAGCGCGGTCTTAGGGTCTTCACCGTGGGTGAGCGTGGTGAGGGTATCCGACTGATCGAGCGCACACCCACGCAGCTTGGGCAGACTTTGAAGATTGAATATGACGGGCAAGAACGGACGATCAACCTTCCGTTGATCGGTGCCTATCAGGCTGCGAACGCGCTGGTTTCGGCGGGAATGGTTCTGACAACCGGCGGTTCGGCCTCCGCAGTGTTCGACGCAGTCGCTCGCCTGTCGCCCGTTCGGGGACGCTTGGAGCGCGCTGCCATTACCCGGTCCGGCGCACCAGTTTACGTCGACTACGCCCATACACCTGATGCTATCGAAGCAGCCATTGCTGCCTTGCGGCCCCATGTTCTTGGCCGTCTGATCGTCGTCTTCGGCGCGGGCGGTGACCGCGATCAGGGCAAACGTTCGGAAATGGGTAAGGTTGCTGCTGATAAGGCTGATTTGGTGATCGTAACCGATGACAACCCGCGCGGCGAATACCCGGCGACTATCCGTGCTGCAATCATGCAAGGCGCAACCGGTGCCCGCGAAGTTGGCGGCCGCCGCGAGGCGATCGCTGCTGCCATTGCCGAGGCGGAGCGTGATGACATCGTGCTGATCGCCGGCAAGGGCCATGAACAAGGGCAAATTGTGGGCGCTGGCGATGCCATGCGCGTGCTGCCTTTTGACGATGTTACCGTGGCGCGTGAATGCGCTGCACCGACAAGTGAGGAATCCTGA